A stretch of the Halomonas sp. CH40 genome encodes the following:
- the rdgB gene encoding RdgB/HAM1 family non-canonical purine NTP pyrophosphatase, producing MTAPASTLVLASGNAGKLREFNQLLSPLGLDVRPQADFGVSDVPETGLTFVENALIKARAASQASALPALADDSGLEVDALDGAPGIYSARYGGEPKSDERNNAKLLEALSHYEEGQRSGRYWCVLVYLRHPEDPVPIIVQRSWEGEILTVPRGEGGFGYDPLFWLPDQGMTAAELPAESKNRLSHRGRALQALVETLQVAHG from the coding sequence ATGACAGCACCTGCATCAACGCTGGTACTTGCCAGCGGCAACGCTGGTAAGCTTCGAGAATTCAATCAGCTACTGTCTCCTCTGGGGCTAGATGTGCGCCCCCAGGCAGATTTTGGCGTGAGTGATGTGCCGGAAACCGGCCTGACCTTTGTAGAAAATGCCTTGATCAAGGCGCGTGCTGCCAGTCAGGCCAGCGCTTTGCCAGCTCTGGCAGATGATTCCGGGCTGGAAGTTGATGCGCTTGACGGCGCTCCTGGTATTTATTCCGCGCGTTATGGCGGTGAACCAAAAAGCGACGAACGTAACAATGCCAAGTTGCTTGAAGCGTTAAGCCATTATGAAGAAGGGCAGCGCAGCGGGCGTTACTGGTGCGTGTTGGTTTACTTGCGTCATCCTGAAGACCCTGTTCCGATCATTGTTCAACGCAGCTGGGAAGGCGAGATACTGACTGTTCCACGTGGAGAAGGTGGGTTTGGCTATGACCCGCTTTTCTGGCTGCCTGATCAGGGAATGACAGCCGCCGAGCTACCGGCGGAAAGCAAAAACCGCTTGAGCCATCGTGGGCGTGCCTTGCAGGCGTTGGTAGAGACATTGCAGGTGGCGCATGGCTGA
- the hemW gene encoding radical SAM family heme chaperone HemW gives MAEQAFELPPLSLYIHTPWCVRKCPYCDFNSHEPHHDELPEAAYLDALLEDFRQDLPLAAGRPLAAIFIGGGTPSLLSPDFYQELLTAIASQLLFAADIEITLEANPGTTEQSRFYGYRKAGINRLSLGVQSFQPEQLAALGRIHSGDEAIKAVAQARAAGFDNVNLDLMHGLPGQTADGAMADINQALALAPEHLSWYQLTLEPNTAFHSAPPVLPHEEILWDIQDAGHVALEQAGLNRYEISAYSRPGKASRHNLNYWQFGDYMGIGAGAHGKFSHIAHDSQWTIERRWKTRQPDAYLQRRGDMRGFVAGKREITRQELPLEFAMNALRLSQGVPMSTWQAHTGQPLDALTQTLESATKKGLLEEASERLRASPQGLLFLNELLAEISDA, from the coding sequence ATGGCTGAACAAGCATTTGAGCTTCCGCCACTGTCGCTATATATCCACACCCCCTGGTGTGTGCGTAAGTGCCCCTACTGTGATTTCAATTCCCATGAGCCTCACCACGATGAGCTGCCAGAAGCAGCCTATCTGGATGCGCTGTTGGAAGATTTCAGGCAGGATCTGCCGCTCGCTGCCGGGCGCCCGCTGGCAGCAATTTTTATTGGTGGTGGCACGCCAAGCCTGCTATCGCCTGATTTTTATCAAGAGTTGTTAACAGCAATAGCAAGTCAGCTGCTGTTTGCCGCCGATATTGAAATCACTCTGGAGGCCAATCCTGGAACGACCGAGCAAAGCCGTTTTTACGGTTACCGTAAAGCAGGTATCAATCGGCTTTCGCTGGGCGTACAGAGTTTTCAGCCCGAGCAGTTGGCCGCCCTTGGGCGTATCCATAGCGGAGACGAGGCCATTAAGGCTGTTGCTCAGGCACGGGCTGCCGGGTTTGATAATGTCAACCTTGACCTGATGCATGGGCTGCCCGGGCAGACAGCTGACGGCGCCATGGCAGATATCAACCAGGCGTTAGCTTTGGCGCCCGAACATCTTTCCTGGTACCAGCTTACCCTGGAACCTAATACAGCCTTTCACTCTGCGCCGCCTGTACTGCCCCACGAAGAAATTCTCTGGGATATTCAGGATGCTGGCCATGTTGCCTTGGAACAAGCAGGGCTCAACCGTTATGAAATATCCGCCTATTCAAGGCCTGGCAAGGCAAGCCGCCATAACCTGAATTACTGGCAATTCGGCGATTATATGGGCATTGGGGCGGGAGCCCATGGAAAGTTCAGCCATATTGCCCATGATAGCCAATGGACAATCGAGCGACGCTGGAAAACCCGTCAGCCAGATGCCTATCTGCAGCGCCGGGGAGATATGCGTGGCTTTGTTGCTGGCAAGCGTGAAATAACACGCCAGGAGCTTCCGCTGGAATTTGCCATGAATGCCCTGCGCCTTAGCCAGGGAGTACCCATGTCGACGTGGCAGGCACACACCGGGCAGCCTCTTGATGCGCTAACACAGACCCTTGAAAGTGCCACCAAAAAAGGACTTTTAGAGGAAGCATCGGAAAGGCTTAGAGCTTCTCCTCAAGGTCTACTATTCTTGAATGAGTTGCTGGCGGAGATCAGTGACGCATAA